TGTTTCTGGAGCAATTCCTACAACTAGTGCAATAATATATGAACGTGTTCACCCATCTGATCTTTATACCATTGATGGACATATGGAAAAATATTTCTTAAAATTTTGTTTAGCGGATATAAAAATACTGCTTGGAAATATTAGAACCAAGTTCCAGAACTTGACAACGCCATATGGTGAGATACCAATTAATGCTGGTATAAAGGATGAGGGTATGACAGAAAAAAGAGAGGTTATCGAAATATTGGATACTAAAGTTCCTAACCTTACGATTGTTTACGGATAATTAGATGAATATATTACCACTTATATTTAGAAAAATACAACCATTTAAAATGCGCCCCAGATATATTGTGTTGCATGGGACTCAATGTTTATCTAGAGATGATCAAGCGCTGAGAATAGATCAAAGAAATAAGTTTCAGATATCATTTCTTAAAAGGGATGCAATAACTATTAAAGGATTGAATGATGTTCCATATCATTATGTTTTAGAAAATATGGGTGGAGATTATTATCCGATTATGATGCATCCTCTCAGCAGTCCAGTTGAATATTATTCGTCAATGAAATTTAATAATAAATCAATACATATTTGCATGTTTGGTAATTATAATGTGGATATGGCTAGACCTAGATTATATGAGGTTTTAACATATAGAGTTCTTGCTCCTTTAATGTTTTGGTTTAGAATTCCACAGTCTAATATATTTTTACATTCTGAGCTTGATAAAGAATTCAAAGATTGTCCGGGTGAAATGTTTTATAAAGATATTTTACTTGGTAAATTAAATAAACATCTTTTGAGAAAATAATTTTGGAGGATTGAAAATGATAAATTGGAATGCATTGCAGACAAGGGCGGTTGATCCTTATAGCAGTTATAAGTCTTCCAATGTTAATAAGATTTCATACTTATTATCATTCGATGGAAGAGGTATTGCGTCCGGATTGGTTGTAACTATATCAGATCCAACCACGCTTCAAATCACTCAAGGAGTCGCTCTTAAGGATAATGTGACACTGAGATGGAATCCTACCTTCTTATTACCTATTTCTGAAACAACAGGATCATGGGTTGTTGGTGATAATTGGGTTGTAATGGTTTATAAATACATTGAAACCAAAATAGAAGATTATAAGATTGCCAAAGTTGATGTTATACCCGTTGCAAGTTAAGATCCGGAATGGCATTTAATATTAGCCAAGGTGACTATTGATGGGAGTGGAAACTTCGTTTCAATAGATTCTAATCCGCCAGAAAGACCGTCCATAGATTTTGGAAGCCATAATAATCTTCCTGGGTTACAAGGTGGGAATCCTTCATTAAATCAATTCTATCATTTAGAATTTTGTGATTGGCAAAATGTTCACAATTGTTGTTGGTATGTTTCTGGTGCATTTATAGCCATAGACGGAAGTATAACTCCTTGCTGTGATATAAGTTGGGATAATAACAAACTCACTGACCTAGCGAATCCTGTGAGTTCTGGGGATGCTGTAAATCTTCAAACATTAAACGCTTGCATTGGTGGTGCTGGTGGTGCAACACAATTTATACAATTAACAGATACACCTGCAGCATATTGTGCTGACTGTTGGCTTAAAGTTGATGGCGCAGGAGTCGCTCTTGAATTTGTTTCTGCTCCCACTGGTGGTTCTCAATACTTATCTACTCTATGTGATGTATCATTTTGTTGTCCAGACAACGGGGCTTTTCTAACATATAACTGTACAAGTGGTGTATGGGTAGATACTCTTACTGTTCTGGAAAAATTACAATATGCTGGTGATGTGAATTCCACTGGTTTGGTAGATGGATGTATACTGAAATATAAAACCGATCTATATGGTCCTGGATCTCATGGTTGGTGTCCTGCCCCACCAGCTGCAGTTGGGAATGTATATTTCACGGATTTGTGTGATGGCCCGGGTTCTATTCCATCCAATAATGGATGTATATTAGTTTCATCATGTTCTGGATCTAGTATATCATGGGCAGATCCATATGCTGTAACCGTTCCTGCATTGTGTTGTGTTGGAGATGTGTGGATAAATAATTGTGGTTTTCCAGTTGGTGGGGTTCCATCGTTAGAAGCTGGACATACAATAGTATGGAATGGATCGCAATGGAATAATGCAGCTGTTACTGGTTGTTTCAGGGATGATACGTCATCATATTCTTTATGTTCTTTCTCAACAACAACAAACTCATTATATGTACAAGCGGATAATAGCAATGCTGCTGTTTTTTGTGTGTGCGATCATGGGGATATGTCCGGATCAAACGCAGTATTTGTCCATGCTGAAGCTCAGGCATTGTCTGTATGTGCGAAATGCATGGGAATATGTTCTCAAGTAAATGGACTGACAGCAATATATGCATATGCTGCAAATAACACTATTTGTGCTGTCGCGGAATGCGGTGTTGGCGGCACAGGCACTTGTGCCATAAAAGCAAGGGCTGTCAATTATGCTGTTCTTGCTTGTTCAACCGGAAGTGGAAGTTTTGGTATTGTTGGGTGTGCTCCAATAGATGGTTATGATTTTTATGCTGCTGGAGCGGGTGGAAAAATCAGAGCAAAAGTATTTAACTCCGAAGGCAGTAATGGACTAAATTGCTTGGTTTCTGTGTGCGGTACCAATATGTGTTTTTGCGGAGGCATATTAGTATCTGTAACATAATTTAAATTTATTAATTCATATTTTTTTCATATTTGGCGGAGATTGCACATATCTCCGCCTTCTTTCTCATCACTTTTTTAATTTCCAATAACTACATATATTTATTAGTTGAATACGATTTTTTGTGGTTAAAGCTGGCTTAAAATCATGGAATTTTTATTTTCACACTACAAAGCTGGTTTTTTTCACAATAAATCAAACAAACTAGGAGGATTGTAATGCCTACCGGAGAAAATGAAAGAACAGACATCATCAACAAAGAAAGAGTTATCGTCCCTGCAATAGAAGAGAGAGACGATGATGGCGACACTATTCTGAAGGTAGCAGCGGCAACAAAACCGCAGAGCCTTGCCGGTTCGATTTCAAGTATGCTTGATAAACGGGCTGATTGCAGATTGCTTGCGATTGGTGCTGGTGCTGTGAATCAGGCAGTCAAGGCAGTTGCGATTGCCAGGGGAATGATGGCTCCAAAAGGGTACGACGTGTCCATGAGCCCGTATTTTGCGAAAGTTAACATGAACAAAAACGATTCCACTGGGGAAGAAGCCGGAGAAAAGACCGGTTTGAAGTTCCAGGTGGTCCGAAGGCAAATCTAAACAATCTATCCAGGAGGAAATAGATGGATAGGGTTAAACAACTCAAAGAGTTGGTTGACGTTTTTTCAAAGAAACGTGATAAATTTATGGAAACTGGTGAAAGATCAGACGGTCTTGCAGCCAGGGTCACCATAAACGAGATATGCAAAAACTGCCTTTTATTAAGAAAGGATATTCTTGATTTGACAAAGAAAGTAAGAGCTGCTAGAATTACTGACAAAAATATTACCCCACTTCAAATTATGGATGGGGATGTAAAAAAAGCTCCAAAAACAGAGTCAAAAAAAGAAGTTAATGTATCTCTCGGATCAGAAACTTTGAAAAACAAAAAACCAAAAATTGAGTCAGGTGAAGTTAAAACTGAACCTGAAAAAGTTGAAGCTGAAGATGTAGTAAAAAAGAAAGCGATTCCGCTTTCTGAATTTAAATTGCATTAATACTGAAAGGGTTAGTTATTATTGACTAACCCTTTTTTATTCAACTGTTTTTTGGAGGTGATACATATTGTGAAACTAAAACAAACATTATTTATTCATTTATATACCACTCCATCCGAAAAAATCATAAGATCTTATTTTAAAGATAACAACGAAAATATTAGAATTCTAATTGATAAATTGTGTGAAGAGAAAGAAGATAAATTCCTACCTTTTATTTATCAAGAAATATCTGGAATATCCATCTTAAAAATTTCAGAAGATATGAAAATATTTTCATATTTATTCACAAAAAGCAATGAAGAAACAGAAAGAGATTTGTTAAATAAATTTATTGATAAAATTAAAAATAAATCAATAGATTTATCAAATACAAATAAAATTACAGTAAATGGTTATTATTACGTCTATAACATGTTAAATTTTTCATTGGAGAGAAATAGAATTAAATCCCAGGAATTGAGTGAAATAGGTTGTAACAATAGTTTTGAGTTAAAGTTAAATGCTCATTTTAGAGATTATGCTTTTGCGGTTGGACTGTGTGATAAATACGACTTAGATTTAGAACGTGGATTTTACAATATAAATATAGATTATTTAAGGCAAATGATGGTCATGGATTCTTTTATTATAGCAAAATTATATTATCTTCAAACTTTTAGGAAATTTGAATGGTTTAGTGATTTTGAAAAAATAAACGAGTATCTTAATTTACAATTTAATAAAACAATGAAAAGTTTAATGGAAAAAACAAATGAAGCAGAAACAACTGCCCAATAAAAAGTAAATTATTTTTTTCCTAACAAACCTAAAACTGATTTGTATTTGTGGTGAACAACTATAAATACCTAGAATTTGGAGGGTTTGTGAGTGAAAATATTATGACTCATAAAGATTTTAAGAAAGTATTGAAATTTTATAATAATGATGAGTTTGCTGCAAAAACATGGGCTACAAAATACGGTCTAATAAATGATGATATAATTCTAACACCACAAGATGCATGGGAAATATTATCAGAAGAACTAGAAACAAAATATATTTCTAAAGAAGAAATATTTAATGCTTTAAAAGGATTTAAATTTATTCCAGGTGGAAGGATATTGCATGGTATACTGAGAATATATTATGCAAGAAAGAAAGGCGAAAAATTAAATTTAACATTGAGTAACTGTCTTTACAGTGGTGGACCAGAAGATAGTATGGAATCTATTATGGAGTTTGCATATCTTCACGCTCATGTTTTGAAATATGGATATGGAAATGGGATGAATTTGAATAACTTAAGACCAAGTGGATGCCCGGTTAATAATGCTGCGAGAACAACCGCAGGAGTGGTTCCGTTTGCCAATTTATATTCTGAAATAACAAATACAATAGGGCATGCTGGAAGAAGAGGAGCCACTATTATATTTTTGGATTGCACACATCCAGATGTTATAGATTTTATTAAATCAAAAACTAAAGATGAAAAATATATAAGTGGTGCCAATATAAGCGTGATGATTACAGATAAATTTATGAGGGCAGTTGAAGAGGACAGCAAGTGGGAATTAACATTTAAAAATGATAAGATTTCTGTGGTTAAAGAATGTAAAGCGAAAGAGATTTTTGATTTAATTTGTAAGAATGCATGGGATTGGGCGGAGCCTGGTGTTATATTTAAAGATAGAATGATAGACTATAATCCTGGTTGTTTTCATGAAGAGAGCACACCAGAAGGAGTAAATCCATGTTTAACTGGTGATACTTTAATATCTGTTGCCGATGGTAGAGGATCTGTTAATATAAAACAACTATCAGAAGAAAATAGAGATGTTCCTGTATATTCTTTGAATAAAGAGACCGGGTGTGTTGAAATTAAAATGGGGAGGAATCCAAGACTTACTGGNNNNNNNNNNAAATAAAAAAATATTAAAGGTTACCTTAGATGATGGATCATCTATTAGATGCACTGAGAATCACAAATTTATTACTAGGGATTTTGACGAAATCGAAGCTAAAGATTTGAAATTTGGTCATAGTTTATTTATTTCGTGTAAATCTATTTTGGATAAAAAATCATATTGGATTGTGAATAAAATAAATTCTGAAAAATACTCTACTTTTGAGCATAGGTATATTTATCAATTCTATAATAAATTAGATAATGATATTTTTTTAGGTAAAGAAAAAATGGTAGTTCATCATATAGATGAAAATTCTAGGAATAATGATATTTTAAATCTAAAATTGATGAGGTGGTCTGATCACAATAGCTATCATATAACGAAGAATAATCCAATGCAGGTTTGGTGGAGTGAAGCGGATGAGAATGTAAAAAATGAATATAGGAAAAAAATGTCTGATAGCACCGGAGGAATAAAAAATGGAAGAGCAATCAATGTAACTATAGATGAACATAAAAATCAAATAAAACAGTGTTTATTTAAATATGGTGGGCCAATTACTAAGAGAGAATGGAAGAAATTTGCAAGAGACAATGATTACTGCAAAAATAGTGAAATTTATAAGACATATGATTTAATAGATGAATTAAACTATGAAATTTTTGGATATAAAAAAGAATGGTCAAAAAAAGGATATTATTCATTATTATCATATCGGGATTATATTAAAAATAAAGATAATAGTGATTTAAAATTATTTTATGATACCGATGCTGGAAAATGTTATTGTATCAAAATATGTGAAGAATGTGGAAAAGAGTTTATTGTTACATATCATCAGAGGGAAAGATGTTTTTGTTCCTTAACATGTTCATGTAGATATTTTTCAAAAATATACCAAAGACATGCAGCCAAAAAGTCAGCAGAAAAATTTTCAACTATATATAATGAATTTGTAGATTATGCAATAGAATTGGATAAATTACCAAGCATGGATGAGTGGAGTAAACACTATGAAATAAAGTTTGAAAAACAATACGATAGAAATTATTATAGTTATGAAGGATTGATCAAAAAGTTAAAAAGGGAATTTTTACCAGAAGGAATTCACAATTGGGCTTCGGGTAAGTTTACATGGTCTGCTATAAAAGATGAAGTTATTTCTAATTTAAACCATAAAGTTGTATCAGTTGAATTTGATGGATATGAAGATGTTTATAATATTACTGTTGATGATAATCATAATATCGGAATTGTACTAGAAAAATTTGAAAAGAAAAATGGAAATTATAAGTATTATTCTGTATACACCCCTCAGTGTGGGGAGCTTACTCTCTCTAGGAAAGAACGCTGTTGTCTAGGTTCAGTAATGCTTGATAAATTTTATAAAGATGGATCTTTTGATTTTGATAGTTTTAAAAGTGCAATAAGATGTGGTGTATTAATTTTAAATTCAGTAACAGATTATGAATTGAAAAATGATTTATTTGCCTTACCAGAAATAAAACAAAAAGCAATAGATTTTAGGCGTATTGGTCTAGGAATATCAGCACTTGCAGATATTTTGGGATTATTAAAATTGGGATATAACACTGATGAAGAAACAATTGCATTTACTAAAAAATTATTTGAAACATTTAGAACCTCATCATATTTAGCTTCACAAAATTTATCAGCAGAACATGGTATAGCAATTAAAGATTTTGATTCTAAAAAATATTATAGTTGTAAATTCTTTGATGATTTTGATATTCCAAAGGATAAAAGCATTGCCAACGTCACTGTGAATACAATTGCTCCCACTGGGACATTATCAATCATTGGTGGTGGAATATATGATGAAAAAAATAATAAGATGATATACTCCAATTGCAGTTCCGGAATAGAACCTGTTTTTATGAGAACTTATACCAGAAAAACAAATATATCCGGAAAACAAGAAATATTTGATATATGGCATAACGCGATAAAATATGCAAAAGATAATGGTATTGTTACTGAAGAAAATGATATAAAACATTGTTTCCCACAAGCATATGAAGTTAATTGGAGAGACAGAGTTAAGTTACAGGGAATAATTCAAAAATATATAGATAATAGTATTTCTTCAACTGTCAATTTGGGAAATCACATTACAGCCGATGAGGTTAAAGAATTATATATGTTATCATGGAAGTCTGGGTGTAAAGGGATAACGGTATATAGATCTGGTTGTAAGAGAGAAGGAATATTAAATGATGCTAATCCGAAGAAAGAAGAAAAGAAATTAAAAAATATATCCAGACCTGATAAATTACACGGTTTTACTGAAAAGTTGAAATTTCCAAAATATGATGCTTTTATTACTATGAATTTTAAAGATGATATTCCATTGGAATTATTTTTAAATGTTGGGAAATCTGGAAGTGAATTAGGTTGCTATACTGAGGCGATAGGAAGATTAGTTTCTCTGTGCTTATCTTATCATATCCCTGTTAATAAAATTATAGCACAGATGGAAAATATTGCCTCTGATGATGCGACATGGCATAAATTTTCAAAGAAACCAATACTAGTAACATCGGTTGTGGATGCTATTGCTAAATTATTAAAATTTTCAGTTACTAAAGAAAATAATATTGTATCCTCCGATGGGATGCAAATATGTCCGAAATGCAACGAAAAAACATTAACAGTCCAAGAAGGATGTGTTGAATGTTTGAGTTGCGGTTATTCTAAATGTTCTTAAAGGAGTTTGTATGATTCAAGATTTTTATAGATTTCATGGAAAAAAATCTGTTCTTATTTTAAAGATAAATTTTTGGAAGAAGAATGGAAGTTTGGAAATTGCTCCGGCAATAGACCCAAACAGAGAAATGCGACCAGTGGAAAGAGGAACAAATACCTATGATTATAAAAATTCAAAGTATTTTTCTTTGTCTCCAACAGAAGCAGCAAAATTATTAATTGATCTCAATATTTTAGAAAAAGATCCTACAACTAGAATTGATGCTTTATATCACGACAGAAGCAAAAGTGAAAAGTCAACAAGTAATGAAATAACAATGTTAAATGTAGGAAAATGGACGGATCCAAATGGTATTACTAAAACAACAATCAATATATCTTCAAAAAATGAAAATGAAGGAAGATTACAATATATTTTACACACTCCACAGGATCTTTTAATTTTCAAAGCATTTCTAAATGCTGTTCTTAAAGATGTGGTGGTATTTGGATTATTTAATGAATTTTTAAAACAAGAAAGAGAAAGAGATAATTCGTCTGGTGATCGTAAACCAAAAAATGAAACCCCATTTGCGAGTTAATAGATGATGAATGATGATGTTGAAATGAATGAATCACAGCAAGTTGTTGAGGTTCCATATTGTTTTTTACCGAGATTTATTATGGACGAAATTGCAAAAGAAATAGAAAGTAAAAGAAAAATAAAGCAAGATACAAAAGAATTAGAAGTCTTGTTAAATACGTGGATTTTGAGTACTAATTACCCGATAAACGATTCCATTAACTAAATAGGAGGATTTTGTGAAATTATTTTTTGTTAGAGATGAAGGCTGGGTCATTTGTAATGATGAGGATTACAGGGACACTGGTGGATCAATTGAAATAAATAATGGGTACCTCGTAAATATTGTTAGTATTCCCCTTAAGGAATATAAAGAACAAGCATCTGCGGATCCTAATTTCTTTTTAGTTGCGGAAATAAATGAAAGAATAGCAAATATTGCAATGATTATTGAATTGACAAATAATATGACACCAGGACCAATTCTATATAGAAGAGAAACTATTGTTAAAGAAGCTACTCCGTCTAAAGAATTTGAAACTTGGGTGTTAAGCAAAAAAGCAGATCTGGTTGTTCCCAGTTTAACAGTTCCCGGAGGTGGAAAAGTTATAGATTTTAGTAAATTTAAAAAATAGGAGAATGATTAGTGAAATATGTTGTTTTTGCAGATCTACATTTGTCCGGTAAAGATAGCGAATATGTTGATTTAGATGGTAAAAAATATCCAAGGAAAGAGTATTTCACTATGACAAATATGTGGAATGCTCTTGAGGATTTTAAATCCAGATATCCTAAAGAACAAAAAAATCTTATAATAGCTGGAGATGTATTTCATCATAAAAATTATGCTCATGCTTCTTCTAAAGATTTATTATCACAATTTTTGTCTTTTTTCAATGATTGGAATATTTATATTTTGGCTGGAAATCACGATGTTAGTGATAAAACCGAAAAACCAATAACACTGTTTTCTGATCTGAAATACAACCACAATAAGAATTTAGTTATATTAGAACCAGGGGAGTGTGAAATTCTAGAAAACAAAATTTTATTGCTCCCCTGGTCGAAGAATTTTCTAGATGTCCTTAAAGATAAAATAGAAAATAATAAAATTGAAGTGTTGATTAGTCATTTTGGTATCAACGAAGCAGTATTAAATTCTGGATTATCTCATATTGATAGGGTTGCATTTAAAGATCTTAGTGAATATTTTAAAACTATTATATTGGGTCACTATCATAAACCACAAATATTAAGAAATGATAGATCAAAATTAATCTATGTTGGAAGTGTAGTTCAAGAAAATTGGGGTGAAAGTGGAGATGAAAAAAGATATATAATTTATGATAGTGAAACCGATGATTATGAATCCATTCCAACATTATATCCAAAATATATTTTATGTGAAACTGATGATATTGAAATTATAAATAATAAATTGAAAGAAAAATCAGATGAAGATAGTTTAAAAGTTAAAACAAAAGAT
The bacterium genome window above contains:
- a CDS encoding stage V sporulation protein S yields the protein MPTGENERTDIINKERVIVPAIEERDDDGDTILKVAAATKPQSLAGSISSMLDKRADCRLLAIGAGAVNQAVKAVAIARGMMAPKGYDVSMSPYFAKVNMNKNDSTGEEAGEKTGLKFQVVRRQI
- a CDS encoding N-acetylmuramoyl-L-alanine amidase, giving the protein MNILPLIFRKIQPFKMRPRYIVLHGTQCLSRDDQALRIDQRNKFQISFLKRDAITIKGLNDVPYHYVLENMGGDYYPIMMHPLSSPVEYYSSMKFNNKSIHICMFGNYNVDMARPRLYEVLTYRVLAPLMFWFRIPQSNIFLHSELDKEFKDCPGEMFYKDILLGKLNKHLLRK
- a CDS encoding metallophosphoesterase, translating into MKYVVFADLHLSGKDSEYVDLDGKKYPRKEYFTMTNMWNALEDFKSRYPKEQKNLIIAGDVFHHKNYAHASSKDLLSQFLSFFNDWNIYILAGNHDVSDKTEKPITLFSDLKYNHNKNLVILEPGECEILENKILLLPWSKNFLDVLKDKIENNKIEVLISHFGINEAVLNSGLSHIDRVAFKDLSEYFKTIILGHYHKPQILRNDRSKLIYVGSVVQENWGESGDEKRYIIYDSETDDYESIPTLYPKYILCETDDIEIINNKLKEKSDEDSLKVKTKDEKIYNFCQKNKINCCLINPNEESNNDEIKTIDLSKNIYVEYLKYKKIDESLHDVYLEKLTELIGS